One window from the genome of bacterium encodes:
- a CDS encoding penicillin-binding transpeptidase domain-containing protein, whose protein sequence is MRRRTIRDHELAPDEIFLDSSNLPDFDRSRLEGRLEKPVSERSYTALLGALGVLLIVLLGQAWKLQVWQGEAFAAQSERNSLRQTVLFADRGAITDRNGVVLAENVPSASSTERIYKTPGFANVLGYVSYPKKDSSGKYYDTETTGLAGVEAAFNAELAGENGSHLIEEDALGKQLSEGSVIPPKNGATLKLSIDAGAQTALYDAIQGLADRIPFQGGSGILMDVETGELLALVSYPQYDPNVLSSGGPGSVIAGYSSDSRQVYLNRPVQGLYTPGSVVKPVEAAGALTDKVITPGYTINAQGSISVPNPYDPAHPTIFKDWKVIGIEDLRRAIAWSSDVYFYMVGGGYGDIKGLGIERLKHWYSAFGLTSPTGIELPGEKGGFVPDPAWKLKTYDDPWRIGDTYHTAIGQYAMQVTPLEMARAIAAIANGGKLVRPTILAGQAPSGESLAVNPADLQVVREGMRQGVTEGTSVGLNDLGFVKPAGKTGTAQLGVHNEWYNSWAVGFFPYDRPKYVYVVIMERGPSTNAIGGVYAMHQFLTALHRAAPEYFE, encoded by the coding sequence ATGAGGCGCCGCACGATACGCGACCACGAACTCGCTCCCGACGAGATATTCCTCGATTCTTCGAACCTGCCCGACTTCGACCGCTCACGGCTCGAAGGCCGTTTGGAAAAGCCCGTATCGGAGCGCTCGTATACCGCCCTTCTCGGGGCGCTCGGCGTCCTCCTCATCGTGCTCCTGGGCCAGGCGTGGAAGCTTCAGGTGTGGCAGGGAGAAGCGTTCGCCGCCCAAAGCGAACGCAACAGCCTGCGGCAGACGGTGCTTTTCGCCGACCGCGGTGCCATCACCGACCGGAACGGCGTGGTGCTTGCGGAAAATGTGCCGAGCGCGAGTTCCACGGAGCGCATTTATAAGACGCCGGGATTCGCGAACGTGCTGGGCTATGTCTCGTACCCGAAGAAGGATTCAAGCGGCAAGTATTACGATACCGAGACCACGGGCCTTGCGGGCGTCGAGGCTGCCTTTAATGCGGAGCTTGCGGGTGAGAACGGCTCGCACCTTATAGAAGAGGACGCGCTCGGAAAGCAGCTTTCCGAAGGAAGCGTTATCCCGCCAAAAAACGGCGCGACGCTCAAGCTTTCGATCGACGCGGGCGCGCAGACCGCGTTGTATGACGCCATACAGGGGCTTGCCGACCGCATCCCGTTTCAGGGAGGCTCCGGGATACTCATGGATGTCGAGACGGGCGAACTCCTGGCGCTCGTTTCGTATCCGCAATACGACCCGAACGTGCTTTCCTCCGGCGGCCCCGGAAGCGTCATCGCCGGATATTCGAGCGACTCAAGACAGGTGTACCTCAACCGTCCGGTACAAGGGCTCTATACGCCGGGCTCGGTCGTGAAGCCGGTCGAGGCGGCCGGAGCGCTCACCGACAAGGTAATCACGCCGGGATACACCATAAACGCGCAAGGGTCGATCTCGGTGCCAAATCCCTATGACCCCGCGCACCCGACGATCTTCAAGGACTGGAAGGTGATCGGGATAGAAGACCTGCGCAGGGCGATCGCCTGGTCTTCCGACGTGTATTTCTATATGGTCGGCGGGGGGTACGGCGATATCAAAGGGCTCGGGATCGAGCGCCTCAAGCACTGGTATTCCGCCTTCGGCCTCACGAGCCCGACGGGGATCGAGCTGCCGGGCGAGAAGGGCGGCTTCGTGCCCGACCCGGCATGGAAACTTAAAACATACGATGATCCGTGGCGCATCGGCGATACCTATCACACCGCCATCGGCCAGTATGCGATGCAGGTGACGCCGCTTGAAATGGCACGGGCGATCGCGGCGATCGCAAACGGCGGGAAGCTCGTGCGCCCGACGATACTCGCGGGCCAGGCACCGTCGGGGGAATCGCTTGCGGTCAATCCCGCGGACCTGCAGGTGGTGCGGGAGGGAATGCGGCAGGGGGTGACCGAAGGAACGTCGGTGGGACTTAACGATCTCGGGTTCGTAAAGCCTGCCGGGAAAACGGGAACCGCGCAGCTTGGCGTCCATAACGAGTGGTACAACTCGTGGGCTGTCGGGTTCTTCCCGTACGACCGCCCCAAATACGTGTACGTCGTCATCATGGAGCGGGGGCCTTCGACCAACGCGATCGGCGGCGTGTATGCCATGCACCAGTTCCTCACGGCGCTCCACCGGGCCGCGCCGGAGTATTTCGAGTAG
- a CDS encoding aminoacyl--tRNA ligase-related protein encodes MRQSKLFTKTRREAPSDEQAKNAQLLIRAGYVHKEMAGSYSYLPLGLRVLRNIESIVREEMDAIGGQETRLATLHPSEPWKKTGGWDKVDVLFKILSRTEKEYTIGQSEEEIVTPIAGEYAPSYKDLPKAVYQIGQKYRDELRAKSGIMRGREFGMKDMYSFHTSQEDFERFYEIVKAAYLRIYKRCGLVAKVTEASGGSFSEKISYEFMVLTDAGEDTIFYCEACDYCVNLEVAKAAEGDTCPNCGKGTLRKGVASEVGNVFDLGDRYPKALGFTYKAEDGSDRYPVMGCYGLGTTRLMGVIVEALADGKGIVWPESVAPFRFHIALLIPDNAESVRAAEDLYEHLGTRAPVLYDDRDLRAGEKFADSDLIGIPWRINAGRDAASGIFELVNRGTGEVTKKTKEELLAI; translated from the coding sequence ATGCGGCAATCGAAGCTTTTCACCAAAACCCGGCGCGAGGCGCCGTCTGACGAGCAGGCGAAGAATGCGCAGCTTCTCATTCGTGCCGGATACGTGCACAAGGAAATGGCTGGCTCCTACTCATACCTGCCGCTCGGCCTTCGCGTATTGCGCAATATCGAGTCGATCGTGCGCGAGGAAATGGACGCCATCGGCGGCCAGGAAACCCGCCTGGCGACGCTGCATCCTTCGGAGCCCTGGAAAAAGACCGGCGGCTGGGACAAGGTGGACGTGCTTTTCAAAATCCTGAGCCGGACCGAAAAGGAATACACCATCGGGCAAAGCGAGGAAGAAATCGTGACGCCGATCGCGGGCGAATACGCGCCTTCGTACAAGGACCTGCCGAAGGCCGTCTACCAGATCGGACAAAAATACCGCGATGAGCTGCGCGCGAAATCCGGCATCATGCGCGGAAGGGAATTCGGCATGAAGGACATGTACAGCTTCCATACGAGCCAGGAGGACTTCGAGCGATTTTATGAGATCGTGAAAGCGGCATACCTCCGTATCTACAAGCGCTGCGGACTCGTCGCGAAAGTGACCGAGGCCTCGGGCGGCAGCTTCAGCGAGAAGATTTCGTACGAATTCATGGTGCTCACCGACGCGGGCGAGGATACCATTTTCTACTGCGAAGCATGCGATTATTGCGTGAATCTCGAAGTGGCAAAAGCGGCCGAAGGCGATACGTGCCCGAACTGCGGCAAGGGAACGCTCAGGAAAGGGGTCGCGTCGGAAGTCGGAAACGTGTTCGACCTTGGCGACCGCTATCCGAAAGCGCTCGGCTTCACCTATAAGGCGGAAGACGGCAGCGACCGCTATCCGGTCATGGGCTGCTACGGCCTTGGCACGACGCGCCTCATGGGCGTTATCGTCGAGGCGCTCGCGGACGGGAAGGGAATCGTATGGCCCGAGAGCGTCGCTCCGTTCAGGTTCCATATAGCCCTGCTGATACCGGATAACGCGGAATCCGTGCGTGCCGCCGAAGACTTGTATGAGCATCTCGGAACGCGGGCGCCGGTACTGTATGACGACCGTGATCTGCGCGCGGGAGAGAAATTCGCGGACAGCGATCTCATCGGGATTCCGTGGCGGATCAATGCCGGCAGGGACGCGGCAAGCGGTATCTTCGAACTCGTGAATCGCGGGACGGGCGAGGTAACGAAAAAAACGAAGGAGGAACTCCTCGCGATTTAA
- a CDS encoding peptide deformylase, producing MRKIVQKDDPVLRQVSKPVPGDMFGGKELSKLIADMEKVLDAEPDGVALAAPQVGVSLRLFIVRYDRTLPPLPEGAPPRPADVGVYANPGFVKSSRRRELVDEGCLSVRGMYGRALRHERATVRAQDAGGTSFERGGGGLLAQIFEHEIEHLDGTLFIDHAEDLIEVKREEEETHGKQL from the coding sequence ATGCGAAAGATCGTACAGAAAGACGACCCCGTGCTCCGGCAGGTGAGCAAGCCCGTACCCGGCGACATGTTCGGCGGGAAGGAGCTGTCTAAGCTCATCGCCGACATGGAGAAGGTGCTTGACGCGGAACCGGACGGCGTGGCGCTTGCGGCGCCTCAAGTCGGCGTTTCGCTCAGGCTCTTCATCGTCCGCTACGACCGTACGCTCCCGCCCCTTCCCGAAGGCGCCCCGCCCCGCCCCGCCGATGTCGGCGTCTATGCGAACCCGGGCTTCGTCAAAAGCTCCCGCCGCAGGGAGCTCGTCGATGAAGGATGCCTTTCGGTTCGCGGCATGTACGGCCGCGCGCTCCGGCACGAGCGGGCGACCGTGCGGGCACAAGATGCGGGTGGTACATCGTTTGAGCGGGGCGGGGGCGGACTGCTCGCGCAGATTTTCGAGCATGAGATCGAGCATCTTGACGGGACGTTGTTTATCGACCACGCGGAGGACCTTATCGAAGTGAAGCGCGAGGAGGAGGAAACCCATGGCAAACAGCTCTAA
- a CDS encoding DUF1328 domain-containing protein, whose translation MLAWALMFLLAAIIAGVFGFGGVASVAMGIAQILFFVFLVLFAIMLIAGLLVPRHSR comes from the coding sequence ATGCTCGCATGGGCTCTCATGTTCTTGTTGGCCGCCATTATCGCCGGGGTCTTCGGCTTCGGCGGTGTCGCGTCTGTAGCGATGGGGATCGCGCAGATCCTGTTCTTCGTTTTCCTGGTCCTTTTCGCGATCATGCTCATCGCGGGCCTGCTTGTGCCTCGACACAGTCGATAG
- a CDS encoding rod shape-determining protein, whose translation MSFFSPKLGIDLGTTNVLVYVPGRGIVLNEPSVVAVSMEKNKVLAIGIEAKKMEGRTPDSIKAYRPMKDGVIADYRVTEAMLRYFMRKALGRWNPFRPTVLISVPAGVTSTEKRAVIEAAVKAGAKDAYVVKEPILAAIGAGIPIQEPMGRMVADIGGGTIDVAVISLGGIVASTSVKCAGNSLDRAIIDYVKKQYNLSIGDKTAEEVKIKIGSAVQVAEETALSIKGRDLVSGLPRTIELKTNELVGAMSRELREMMGAVRKVLQETPPELASDIIDNGIIMTGGTSQLKNLPELVYRRTGVTAKLGQDPYFCVARGTGIALKHLDTYKQSILSKK comes from the coding sequence ATGAGTTTTTTCTCTCCCAAGCTTGGCATCGATCTCGGAACGACCAACGTCCTGGTCTATGTCCCGGGCCGCGGCATCGTGCTCAACGAACCGTCCGTCGTCGCGGTATCTATGGAGAAGAATAAGGTGCTCGCCATCGGGATCGAGGCCAAGAAGATGGAGGGCCGTACGCCCGACAGCATCAAGGCATACCGCCCGATGAAAGACGGCGTGATCGCCGACTATCGCGTGACCGAAGCCATGCTCCGCTACTTCATGCGGAAAGCCCTGGGGAGATGGAACCCGTTCCGCCCGACCGTGCTCATTTCGGTCCCGGCAGGCGTCACTTCAACCGAGAAGCGCGCCGTTATCGAGGCAGCGGTGAAGGCGGGAGCAAAGGATGCGTATGTCGTAAAAGAGCCCATCCTCGCCGCAATCGGCGCGGGTATTCCGATCCAGGAACCGATGGGACGCATGGTGGCGGATATCGGCGGCGGCACGATCGACGTGGCCGTAATATCGCTCGGGGGCATTGTGGCGTCGACCTCGGTCAAGTGCGCGGGCAACAGCCTCGATCGCGCGATCATCGACTACGTGAAGAAGCAATACAATCTTTCGATAGGCGACAAGACCGCGGAGGAAGTGAAGATCAAGATCGGCTCGGCGGTGCAGGTCGCGGAAGAGACCGCGCTTTCGATAAAAGGACGCGACCTGGTTTCAGGACTCCCGCGCACGATAGAACTCAAGACCAACGAGCTCGTCGGCGCCATGAGCCGGGAACTCCGGGAGATGATGGGCGCGGTGCGCAAGGTCCTCCAGGAGACGCCGCCGGAGCTTGCCTCCGACATCATCGACAACGGCATCATCATGACGGGCGGCACCTCGCAGCTCAAGAACCTGCCCGAGCTCGTCTACCGCCGCACGGGCGTCACGGCAAAGCTCGGCCAGGATCCCTATTTCTGCGTCGCACGCGGTACTGGTATCGCACTCAAGCATCTCGATACATACAAGCAGAGTATTCTTTCAAAGAAATAG
- the frr gene encoding ribosome recycling factor: MAYDFSKLAKGIEETKEWLSRELAGVRTGRASPALLDSVRPEAYGTRTPISQLGSVSIEDARTLRVIPWDKTLVKNIEKGIAEANLGISTAVDDMGLRVIFPELTSERRTMLTKIAGEKLEAAKVTLRSHRTDALHDLEAKEKEGGMGKDELARLKEDVQKQIDKAQEDLAALAKKKEEEIAQ; the protein is encoded by the coding sequence ATGGCATACGATTTTTCAAAGCTCGCGAAAGGAATAGAAGAGACCAAGGAATGGCTCTCGCGGGAACTTGCCGGGGTGCGCACCGGGCGCGCCTCTCCCGCGCTCCTTGATAGCGTACGTCCAGAGGCGTACGGGACGAGGACGCCCATAAGTCAGCTGGGCTCGGTCTCGATAGAAGATGCGCGGACGCTCCGCGTCATCCCGTGGGACAAGACACTCGTGAAAAACATCGAGAAGGGAATTGCGGAAGCGAATCTCGGCATCTCGACCGCGGTCGATGATATGGGACTCCGCGTTATTTTCCCCGAACTTACAAGCGAGCGGCGCACCATGCTTACGAAAATCGCCGGAGAAAAGCTCGAAGCGGCGAAGGTGACGCTGCGCAGTCACCGCACCGACGCGCTCCACGACCTCGAGGCGAAAGAGAAGGAAGGAGGAATGGGCAAGGACGAGCTCGCGCGCCTCAAGGAAGACGTGCAGAAGCAGATCGACAAGGCGCAGGAGGATCTTGCCGCGCTCGCGAAGAAAAAGGAAGAGGAGATTGCTCAATAG
- a CDS encoding M50 family metallopeptidase, producing MEVILLIAVLVVLVVVHEFGHFVVAKLSGMRVDEFGIGYPPRVAGFKYKETEYTLNAVPFGGFVKIYGEDLETPRSGADSSGSFASKPRPTQAAVLIAGIAMNLLLAFVLLTLVLFVGTPRALAPEEIAGAKDARLAVAQALPGSPASLAGLRAGDYILSATYGPNVFTGASPEEFTAFMSKDGEAIPVSIAIERAGKPLTLTATPAKGIVAADPERVALGVAVATVGTVPLSPWRAVLEGAHMTWEITRETAAGLTHLFAGLFTLSADLSQVSGPVGIAGAVGTASAQGFGNLVTLAAIISINLALINLLPVPALDGGRLLFVIIESVIRRPIKKEVATAVNTVGFALLVLLMLVVTAHDVYKLVV from the coding sequence ATGGAAGTTATCCTGCTCATCGCCGTCCTGGTCGTGCTCGTCGTCGTGCACGAATTCGGGCATTTCGTCGTCGCGAAACTCTCGGGCATGCGCGTCGACGAGTTCGGCATCGGATATCCGCCGCGCGTTGCGGGATTCAAATATAAAGAAACGGAATATACCCTGAACGCGGTGCCGTTCGGGGGATTCGTGAAGATATACGGGGAGGACCTCGAAACGCCGCGAAGCGGCGCAGATTCTTCCGGAAGTTTCGCATCGAAGCCACGTCCGACGCAGGCCGCGGTCCTCATCGCGGGAATCGCGATGAATCTTCTTTTGGCGTTCGTTCTTCTCACGCTCGTGCTCTTCGTCGGAACTCCCCGCGCGCTCGCGCCGGAAGAGATCGCAGGAGCCAAGGACGCGCGGCTTGCCGTCGCGCAAGCGCTTCCTGGCTCTCCGGCAAGCCTCGCGGGCCTTCGGGCAGGCGACTATATACTCTCCGCAACCTACGGACCGAACGTGTTTACGGGCGCATCGCCCGAAGAATTCACGGCATTCATGTCAAAGGACGGTGAAGCGATTCCGGTATCCATAGCGATAGAGCGCGCAGGGAAGCCGCTTACCCTCACCGCAACGCCGGCCAAAGGCATCGTCGCGGCAGACCCCGAACGCGTAGCGCTCGGGGTCGCGGTCGCGACCGTCGGTACCGTTCCGCTCTCTCCCTGGCGCGCGGTCCTCGAAGGCGCGCACATGACCTGGGAAATCACCAGGGAAACCGCCGCCGGGCTCACGCACCTCTTCGCCGGGCTCTTTACCCTCTCGGCCGACCTCTCGCAGGTTTCGGGGCCCGTAGGGATTGCGGGCGCGGTCGGCACGGCCTCGGCCCAGGGCTTCGGGAACCTCGTCACGCTCGCGGCCATCATTTCCATAAACCTCGCCCTTATAAACCTCCTGCCCGTTCCCGCGCTTGACGGCGGGCGACTCCTGTTCGTCATCATCGAGTCGGTGATCAGAAGGCCTATCAAAAAAGAAGTGGCGACCGCGGTGAATACGGTCGGCTTCGCGCTCCTGGTGCTTCTCATGCTCGTCGTCACGGCGCACGACGTGTATAAGCTGGTCGTATAA
- a CDS encoding rod shape-determining protein: protein MSRFSRNSLFSSDIGIDLGTANTLVYVRGKGVVLNEPSVVAVNDKTGQVVAVGREAKVMLGKTPPHIRAVRPLSHGVISDFEVTEELLAYLIAKAQKDRTRLFGPRVVIGVPTGVTNVESRAVRDAALTSGAREVYILEEPVAGAIGAKLPIHEAVGTMVLDIGGGTTDIAVLSLGGTVASKSSHVAGDRFNDNIIDFLRSEFHTAIGERTAEDTKIAIGAVTPLKEPLTKAVRGRDLATGLPREVELNDTHIREALAPSLDALMEAMKEVIEKTPPELLSDVLERGVTVFGGGALLRGLPELLEKMLGVPVHVAPDPLTAVVRGTGIVTEDPEPWKDVFLNEDAILKEA, encoded by the coding sequence ATGTCCCGCTTCTCCCGAAACTCCCTGTTCTCAAGCGACATCGGCATCGATCTCGGCACCGCCAATACGCTCGTGTACGTGCGCGGAAAAGGCGTGGTGCTCAACGAGCCGTCGGTGGTCGCAGTAAACGACAAGACCGGACAGGTGGTCGCGGTCGGGCGCGAAGCGAAAGTGATGCTCGGCAAGACGCCGCCGCATATCCGCGCCGTGCGGCCGCTTTCGCACGGGGTTATATCGGACTTCGAAGTGACGGAGGAACTTCTCGCGTACCTCATCGCCAAGGCACAGAAAGACCGCACGCGCCTCTTCGGGCCGCGCGTCGTGATCGGCGTCCCGACCGGCGTCACGAACGTCGAATCAAGGGCGGTGCGCGATGCCGCACTCACCTCGGGTGCTCGCGAAGTCTATATCCTTGAGGAGCCAGTCGCGGGGGCGATCGGCGCGAAACTTCCCATACACGAGGCGGTCGGCACGATGGTGCTCGACATCGGCGGCGGCACGACCGATATCGCCGTGCTTTCTTTGGGCGGCACGGTCGCCTCAAAGAGCTCGCACGTCGCGGGCGACCGCTTCAACGACAACATCATCGACTTCCTCCGGAGCGAATTTCATACCGCGATCGGCGAACGCACCGCCGAAGACACGAAGATCGCAATCGGCGCGGTGACGCCGCTTAAGGAGCCGCTGACAAAAGCGGTCCGCGGGAGGGATCTTGCGACCGGACTTCCGCGGGAGGTCGAACTTAACGATACCCATATCCGCGAGGCGCTTGCGCCGTCTTTGGATGCCCTTATGGAAGCCATGAAGGAAGTGATCGAGAAGACACCGCCGGAACTTCTCTCGGACGTTCTTGAACGCGGCGTAACGGTTTTCGGGGGCGGGGCGCTGCTTCGCGGGCTTCCCGAGCTCCTTGAGAAGATGCTCGGCGTGCCGGTGCACGTGGCTCCCGATCCTCTGACCGCCGTCGTGCGGGGCACCGGCATCGTGACGGAGGACCCGGAACCGTGGAAAGACGTATTTCTCAATGAAGACGCGATTCTTAAGGAGGCGTAA
- the greA gene encoding transcription elongation factor GreA: MPQTETLVSQEKFDEMVKELDELKTVRRTEIAKNLEFARSLGDLSENAEYQEARELQAATEERIRKLDELVKNAKIVTDGKKKDVVGFGSKVSIKKDGASDVHEYTIVGSEEADMRERKLSHLSPLGAALMGKKKGDTFTFETPGGKQTYAVEKVA; encoded by the coding sequence ATGCCGCAAACAGAAACGCTCGTGAGCCAGGAGAAGTTTGACGAGATGGTAAAGGAGCTCGACGAGCTCAAGACCGTCCGCCGCACCGAGATCGCGAAGAACCTCGAGTTCGCGCGCTCGCTTGGCGACCTTTCGGAAAATGCCGAATACCAGGAGGCGCGGGAGCTTCAGGCCGCGACCGAGGAGCGCATCCGGAAGCTCGACGAGCTCGTGAAAAACGCGAAAATCGTCACCGACGGCAAGAAGAAGGACGTCGTCGGCTTCGGCTCGAAAGTCTCGATCAAGAAGGACGGCGCGAGTGACGTGCACGAATACACCATCGTCGGAAGCGAAGAAGCGGACATGCGGGAACGAAAGCTCTCCCACCTTTCTCCGCTCGGAGCGGCGCTCATGGGAAAGAAAAAGGGCGACACCTTTACGTTCGAAACCCCGGGAGGCAAACAGACGTACGCGGTGGAGAAAGTGGCATAG
- the mreC gene encoding rod shape-determining protein MreC, with amino-acid sequence MKTRFLRRRNALLAPGALSIGAGILAVALLFVLVRLVAPGLSIAIATPFWNAGSSLSAGTYTAMTSFGNAANLAKERDALKAENVQLLAERGKLSAQVADLTKLLGARPAAKSGIPASVLARPPFSSYDILVVDEGSEAGVVAGDPVTALAGVPIGTVASAAGSSARIVLYSAPGTETPGWAGNARIPVTLFGEGGGAFSLSIPKDAKLSVGDTIYLPGEGAIPVATILRLDADPSSAFMTARLKPVLNLFSLTWVEISKGGAP; translated from the coding sequence ATGAAGACGCGATTCTTAAGGAGGCGTAACGCGCTGTTGGCGCCGGGGGCTCTCTCGATAGGGGCGGGCATCCTGGCCGTGGCGCTGCTGTTCGTACTGGTGCGCCTTGTGGCGCCGGGGCTTTCGATCGCGATCGCGACGCCCTTTTGGAACGCCGGCAGTTCCTTAAGCGCGGGAACGTATACGGCGATGACCAGCTTCGGGAACGCCGCGAATCTTGCCAAGGAACGCGACGCGCTTAAGGCGGAGAACGTGCAGTTGCTCGCAGAACGAGGAAAGCTTTCCGCGCAGGTAGCGGACCTTACCAAACTTCTCGGCGCGCGGCCTGCCGCGAAATCCGGCATACCCGCTTCCGTGCTCGCGCGGCCGCCGTTCTCCTCCTATGACATCCTCGTCGTCGACGAGGGAAGCGAGGCGGGCGTCGTCGCAGGAGATCCGGTCACCGCCCTCGCAGGGGTGCCGATAGGCACGGTCGCAAGCGCCGCCGGAAGCTCCGCGCGCATCGTGCTGTATAGCGCGCCGGGAACGGAGACGCCGGGCTGGGCCGGGAATGCGCGGATTCCGGTGACGCTCTTCGGAGAGGGCGGGGGAGCCTTTTCGCTTTCGATACCCAAGGACGCGAAGCTTAGCGTCGGCGACACGATATATCTTCCCGGCGAAGGCGCGATACCGGTCGCGACCATCCTGCGGCTTGACGCAGACCCGTCCTCGGCGTTCATGACCGCGCGCCTGAAGCCGGTCCTCAACCTTTTCTCGCTTACGTGGGTGGAGATTTCGAAAGGAGGCGCGCCATGA
- a CDS encoding UDP-N-acetylglucosamine 1-carboxyvinyltransferase, with the protein MATESMSFVIEGGKKLSGSVVISRSKNGAVALLAASLLNAGTTRLRKVPKIEEVHRLVEVLRSIGVSVEWQDRDIVITPPRELTLETIDTEAAVRTRSILMFIGSLVHLFPSFSIPQSGGCTLGLRSVRQHLWVLEKFGISIETLTDRYQVSHEGLSPAEVVLYEASDTATINALLAAAKIPGTSVIKYASANYQVQEVCGYLRLLGVGVEGVGTSTLSVTGIADINTDAEYTIAEDPTDAMFFIAAAAVTKSALTILKAPIEFLEVELFVLQKMGLTFTVTPAGVSENGITKLADIRLEPSELTAFPEKIHARPYPALNIDNLPFFAVIATVARGKTLIHDWSYEKRAIYYTELDRLGADTMLYDPHRIAITGPSRLKAAELVCPPALRPATILLIAMLAAPGRSVLRSVYSINRGYEDIVARLATIGADVSALSPGP; encoded by the coding sequence ATGGCGACCGAGAGCATGAGTTTCGTGATAGAGGGCGGGAAGAAGCTCTCGGGAAGCGTCGTTATAAGCCGCTCGAAAAACGGGGCCGTGGCCCTCTTGGCAGCTTCGCTTTTGAACGCGGGAACGACGCGGCTTCGCAAGGTTCCGAAGATCGAAGAAGTTCATCGGCTCGTAGAGGTGTTGCGCTCGATCGGCGTTTCGGTAGAGTGGCAGGATCGCGATATCGTCATTACCCCCCCGAGGGAACTAACGCTCGAGACGATCGACACCGAAGCTGCCGTGCGCACGAGAAGCATCCTCATGTTTATCGGTTCCCTCGTGCATCTCTTCCCTTCTTTTTCGATCCCGCAGTCAGGCGGCTGCACGCTAGGACTCCGCTCCGTCCGCCAGCATCTTTGGGTGCTCGAGAAATTCGGCATCTCAATCGAGACGCTGACCGACCGCTACCAGGTTTCGCACGAAGGGCTCTCTCCCGCGGAAGTAGTTCTATACGAAGCAAGCGACACCGCAACCATAAACGCGCTCCTCGCGGCGGCGAAGATTCCCGGCACGAGCGTCATCAAATACGCTTCCGCCAACTATCAGGTGCAGGAAGTCTGCGGGTACCTGCGGCTCCTTGGCGTCGGCGTCGAGGGCGTCGGCACCAGTACGCTTTCCGTGACCGGCATTGCGGATATCAATACGGACGCCGAGTATACGATCGCCGAAGACCCGACCGACGCGATGTTCTTCATCGCCGCCGCGGCCGTGACCAAAAGCGCGCTCACGATCCTCAAGGCCCCGATCGAGTTTCTTGAAGTCGAGCTGTTCGTGCTTCAAAAGATGGGACTCACGTTTACCGTTACTCCCGCCGGAGTTTCCGAAAACGGCATCACGAAGCTCGCGGACATCCGCCTCGAGCCTTCGGAACTCACGGCGTTTCCCGAAAAGATCCACGCCCGCCCCTATCCCGCGCTCAATATCGACAACCTTCCCTTTTTCGCGGTCATCGCGACGGTCGCCAGGGGCAAGACGCTCATCCACGACTGGTCGTACGAAAAACGCGCCATCTACTATACCGAGCTCGACCGCCTCGGCGCGGACACCATGCTCTACGACCCGCACCGCATCGCGATCACGGGTCCTTCGCGCCTTAAGGCCGCGGAGCTCGTCTGTCCGCCCGCGCTTCGCCCCGCGACCATCCTTCTCATCGCCATGCTCGCCGCTCCCGGCCGCTCGGTGCTCCGGAGCGTGTATTCGATCAACCGCGGCTATGAGGACATCGTCGCGCGCCTCGCGACGATCGGCGCGGACGTCTCGGCACTCTCGCCGGGGCCATAA